The Abditibacteriota bacterium genome segment AAAACGCAAAACCCGTACTTTCGTACGGGTCTCGGGATCAATCCTGCTTCCAGCGGTCATGTATCCACAGCCAGCCGGCAGGATACCGCCTTATTTCGGCCTCAATGGCGTCGTTGACCATCTGAGTATATTGTTGTCTGTCCGCGTCTTCGTCTCCGGTGGGCGCAAACTCCAGAGGGGGATAGAATTCTACGGCGTATGTGTCCGGGCCTGTCCGGATGCAAAACCCGGGCACTATGGGGGCTCCCGTTTTCAGGCTAAAGGCTGCAGTCCCCACACTGGTGAGGGCGGGAGCGCCGAAAAACATGCTGTTGATGCCGCCGTAAAAATGCTGATCCGGCAATATACCCAGCACCTCGCCCCGGCGCAGCACTCTGATGGTTTCCGTCAGGGGCGCGTTTCTGTCCAGCACCTTGTAGCCCCCGGAGCGGCGTATGCGGGCCGTCACACTGCTGATCTCGGCTCCGTCGCTGTTGCGGGCGATCACGGTGAGCTTGCAGCCGATATCGTTGATGGTGCGGCCCAAAAACTCCCAATTGCCGAAATGAGCCGTAAGGACTATGACTCCCCGTCCCCGGGCAGCAGCCTCCTTCAGGTACTCTTCACCTCTGACCTCCACGTCTATGGCGCCGGAGCCCTTTTCGCCCACCCAGAAAAACATCTGGGCTTCGTACAAGAAGTTTTCGATGCTCTCCCGGATGATGCTTTCCCTTTCCCGGCTGTCAAGGCTGTCGCCGAAGGCCAGGGCCAGATTGCGCCGGGCAGTCCTTATCCGGCGCCTGTCCAGCAGGTAATACAGCCGGGCAAGAGTCCCGGCCCTCTTCATCATACTCTCCGGGGAGGAGCGCAGGATGCTGCGATACAGCCCGAGAAAAAGGAGGTCGCCTGCGCGGGTGATGATCTTTTTGCTAAGTCCCGATTTGCTCATGGATAAAAAAAGGGCTGTAACTTCATTACAGCCCGCCAATTTCATATCTTTTTCCAGATAAGCGTGGCGTTCTGACCGCCGAAGCCAAAGGAGTTTTTCATGGCGATCTTCACGTCCTTTTCTCTGGCAGTCTTTGGCACGTAATCCAGATGGCACCGTTCGTCAACGTTGTCCAGATTCCTGGTGGGATGGATGACGCCCGTCTGCAGAGTCTTGATGCAGGCGATGCTTTCCACGGCTCCCGCCGCTCCCAGCAGGTGCCCGGTCATGGATTTGGTGGAGGATATGCACACCTTCTTTGCGGCGTCTCCCAGGGCCATCTCTATGGCCATGGACTCCTCGGCATCCCCCAGAGGGGTGGAAGTGCCGTGGGCGTTGATGTAGTCTATTTGGTCCGGGCCGATGCCCGCGCTGCGCATGGCGTTCTGCATGCTGCGCCGGGCGCCGTCCTTGTTGATGGCCACCATGTCCGAAGCGTCGGCGCTGCAGCCGTAGCCGATGAGCTCGGCGTATATCCTGGCGTCTCTTTTTACTGCGTGGTCGTAGTCCTCCAGCAGCAGCACTCCCGAGCCTTCGCCCATGACAAAGCCGTCTCTGTCTCTGTCAAAGGGTCTCGAAGCATGCTCGGGATCGTCGTTGCGGAAGGAAAAGGCCTTCATGGAGCTGAAGCCTGCGCAGGAGAGAGGCCTGATCGCCGCTTCGGCGCCGCCGCACAGCATGAGGTCTGCGTCGCCTCTTTTTATCATGTGATAGCTTTCGCCTATGGAATGACAGGCTGTGGCGCAGGCCGTGACTACAGCCATATTCGGCCCCTTGGCGCCGGTGAGGATCGCCGTCAGGCCCGAAGCCATATTGGAGATCAGCATGGGGACGAAGAAGGGACTGACTCTCAGAGGGCCCTTGCTGACCAGCACCTCTGTCTGCCGCTCCCAGGTCTCCACTCCTCCTATGCCGGAGCCTATCAGCACGCCTATACGCGCTGCGTTGTCATCATTTATTTCATACCCCGAGTCCCTGAGGGCCATCTGAGCGGCCGACACGGCAAACTGGGCGTATCTGTCTGTTTTCTTGGCTATTTTCCCGGGAATATACTGCTCGGGATCAAAGTCATTGATCTGAGCGGCGATACGGCAGCGATGCTCCGAAGCATCAAAATGAGTGATCCTGCCGATACCGTTTTTACAGCTTACAAGATTGGACCAAAAGGTCTCAAGGTCAAGTCCTAAAGGAGTGAGCAGGCCGATGCCGGTCACTACTACTCTTTTTTCAGACATAGTCACCTCCGTAGATTCA includes the following:
- a CDS encoding lysophospholipid acyltransferase family protein, whose amino-acid sequence is MSKSGLSKKIITRAGDLLFLGLYRSILRSSPESMMKRAGTLARLYYLLDRRRIRTARRNLALAFGDSLDSRERESIIRESIENFLYEAQMFFWVGEKGSGAIDVEVRGEEYLKEAAARGRGVIVLTAHFGNWEFLGRTINDIGCKLTVIARNSDGAEISSVTARIRRSGGYKVLDRNAPLTETIRVLRRGEVLGILPDQHFYGGINSMFFGAPALTSVGTAAFSLKTGAPIVPGFCIRTGPDTYAVEFYPPLEFAPTGDEDADRQQYTQMVNDAIEAEIRRYPAGWLWIHDRWKQD
- the fabF gene encoding beta-ketoacyl-ACP synthase II codes for the protein MSEKRVVVTGIGLLTPLGLDLETFWSNLVSCKNGIGRITHFDASEHRCRIAAQINDFDPEQYIPGKIAKKTDRYAQFAVSAAQMALRDSGYEINDDNAARIGVLIGSGIGGVETWERQTEVLVSKGPLRVSPFFVPMLISNMASGLTAILTGAKGPNMAVVTACATACHSIGESYHMIKRGDADLMLCGGAEAAIRPLSCAGFSSMKAFSFRNDDPEHASRPFDRDRDGFVMGEGSGVLLLEDYDHAVKRDARIYAELIGYGCSADASDMVAINKDGARRSMQNAMRSAGIGPDQIDYINAHGTSTPLGDAEESMAIEMALGDAAKKVCISSTKSMTGHLLGAAGAVESIACIKTLQTGVIHPTRNLDNVDERCHLDYVPKTAREKDVKIAMKNSFGFGGQNATLIWKKI